One Micavibrio aeruginosavorus ARL-13 genomic window carries:
- a CDS encoding M15 family metallopeptidase: protein MTYTLSKRSLDNLKGVHPDLVAVVHRAIQLTPVDFAVIEGLRSVSRQKELVAAGASKTMNSRHLTGHAVDLAAYVNGIRWDWPLYDAIAVAVKAAAKELGVAIVWGGDWTTFKDGPHFELDRSKYR, encoded by the coding sequence ATGACATACACCCTGAGCAAAAGAAGCCTGGATAACCTAAAAGGCGTTCATCCCGATCTGGTTGCCGTTGTCCATCGCGCCATCCAGCTTACACCGGTTGATTTCGCGGTGATCGAAGGCCTGCGCTCCGTATCCCGCCAAAAGGAACTGGTGGCCGCCGGCGCCAGCAAGACCATGAACAGCCGACACCTGACAGGCCATGCGGTTGATCTAGCCGCTTACGTCAATGGCATCCGCTGGGACTGGCCCCTGTATGACGCCATCGCCGTGGCTGTGAAAGCCGCAGCAAAGGAATTGGGTGTGGCCATCGTGTGGGGCGGTGACTGGACCACGTTTAAGGATGGCCCGCACTTTGAACTGGATCGGAGCAAATACAGATGA
- a CDS encoding tetratricopeptide repeat protein, translating into MTKTSHSIRTLSLMMTSVVALTALAACQTTGSSAQGGEVGRQAKIDQAIERAANDADAAGSAQDSLALVEKLYKRNPKDASVATRYARALRNENRLTRANLVIEPFAQDSKTATADVLVEYASIQTSMGNHAGAEAAARRAVDKNPESGKAYHVLGVALDAQGKHKPAEEAFRSGLEYWQGNPSPLLNNLGLNLAAQGFLDEAAETLRKAAATAPNRAEIERNLRIVNALQVSGGQVPSYLKQEEKDEEKKPKKDDEKKNDKKAAIDHDAPYVPPSKPHPAPAVQKASLSVKPIMENDPAVKQAPVPTQKPVSTAAVNQ; encoded by the coding sequence ATGACCAAGACCAGCCATTCCATTCGCACCCTGTCCCTGATGATGACCAGCGTGGTGGCCTTGACAGCGCTTGCCGCGTGTCAGACCACGGGGTCATCCGCGCAAGGCGGAGAAGTCGGCCGTCAGGCCAAAATCGATCAGGCCATCGAACGCGCCGCCAACGATGCCGATGCCGCAGGCAGCGCGCAGGATTCTCTGGCCCTGGTTGAAAAACTGTACAAACGCAATCCGAAAGACGCGAGCGTTGCAACGCGTTATGCCCGCGCCCTGCGAAACGAAAACCGCTTAACCCGGGCCAATCTGGTGATTGAACCGTTCGCGCAAGATAGCAAGACCGCAACGGCAGATGTCCTGGTTGAATATGCCTCTATCCAGACATCCATGGGGAACCATGCCGGTGCCGAAGCGGCTGCGCGACGCGCCGTAGACAAGAACCCGGAATCGGGTAAAGCCTATCATGTTCTGGGCGTCGCGTTGGATGCCCAGGGTAAACACAAACCCGCCGAAGAAGCCTTCCGTAGCGGCCTTGAATATTGGCAGGGTAACCCTTCACCCCTGCTAAACAATCTGGGCCTTAATCTGGCGGCGCAAGGGTTCCTAGATGAAGCCGCCGAAACCTTGCGCAAAGCCGCGGCCACAGCGCCCAACCGTGCAGAAATCGAACGCAATTTACGCATCGTAAACGCCCTGCAAGTCAGCGGCGGACAGGTTCCGTCTTATCTGAAACAAGAAGAGAAAGACGAAGAAAAGAAACCGAAGAAAGACGATGAAAAAAAGAACGACAAGAAAGCCGCCATTGACCATGACGCGCCTTACGTTCCGCCCAGCAAACCCCATCCGGCCCCTGCCGTGCAAAAGGCCAGCCTGAGCGTCAAGCCGATCATGGAGAATGACCCGGCCGTCAAACAGGCCCCGGTGCCCACACAAAAACCGGTTTCGACCGCAGCCGTGAACCAATAA
- a CDS encoding pilus assembly protein N-terminal domain-containing protein produces the protein MSHFSVQSRRAAFAILAVSVGFVFSTTAAFAQNTVAPAKDLMPQTIVQYGEGTTATGSDDIAGRLLSTAPTHPQLSLTPDKTEILRLDQDAGTIIVGNPNQLSVVMETPRSLLLVPRQPGSTFLRILDPEGKVMMQRHVAVATAAKNYVRIRRSCNGVDGCAETSVYYCPDTCHAVDLVTTNAANAGSTSMGLPVVSTPDIDGESQITPPSIQPPPADEVDEQEMQDTEADMEEEPEETTEDGSEDGEPQ, from the coding sequence ATGTCCCATTTTTCTGTTCAAAGCCGCCGGGCTGCGTTTGCCATTCTGGCTGTATCTGTCGGGTTTGTTTTCAGCACGACCGCAGCCTTCGCACAAAACACCGTCGCCCCGGCCAAAGATTTAATGCCGCAAACCATTGTTCAATATGGAGAGGGCACCACAGCCACGGGCAGCGATGATATTGCGGGCCGCTTGCTCAGCACGGCACCAACACACCCGCAACTGTCCCTGACCCCGGATAAAACCGAGATTTTGCGGCTGGATCAGGATGCAGGCACCATTATCGTCGGCAACCCGAACCAATTGAGCGTCGTCATGGAAACGCCGCGCAGCCTGCTTCTGGTGCCGCGCCAGCCGGGTTCGACCTTCCTGCGCATTCTGGACCCGGAGGGCAAGGTGATGATGCAGCGTCACGTCGCCGTAGCCACCGCCGCCAAAAACTATGTCCGGATCCGGCGCAGCTGTAATGGGGTGGATGGATGCGCGGAGACATCGGTTTATTATTGCCCCGACACCTGCCATGCCGTTGATTTAGTGACCACAAATGCGGCGAATGCCGGATCGACCAGCATGGGCTTGCCCGTAGTCAGTACGCCTGACATTGACGGAGAATCTCAGATCACACCGCCGTCTATCCAGCCCCCGCCAGCCGATGAGGTTGATGAGCAGGAGATGCAGGACACCGAAGCCGATATGGAAGAGGAGCCTGAAGAGACGACGGAGGACGGAAGCGAAGACGGTGAACCCCAGTAA